One genomic window of Micropterus dolomieu isolate WLL.071019.BEF.003 ecotype Adirondacks linkage group LG14, ASM2129224v1, whole genome shotgun sequence includes the following:
- the LOC123982901 gene encoding urotensin-2 receptor has translation MTTVSMEPIGVLVERGVNATEPPLNTHEDTAATFTIGTILSIMCLVGVSGNIYTLVVMCHSMRTAASMYIYIINLALADLLYLLTIPFVVCTHFLKGWYFGDAGCRILISMDFLTMHASIFTLTIMSTERYFAVLKPLDTVKRSKSYRKAIALLVWVASLILTLPMIVSIQLMTVGNKAMCQPTLSPLSYKVYISFLFCTSIVAPGLIIGYLYIQLARTYWVSQTETFKQTKKLPNQKVLYLIFTIVLLFWACFLPFWIWQLLGQFHPSLSLSTKAKRNINYLTTCLTYSNSCINPFLYTLLTKNYKEYLRKHKRSWTAGSYFNRRSRFQRSPRRSPSSSSQQCTESFMLTHTASLRAHNSSL, from the exons ATGACCACAGTGTCCATGGAGCCTATAGGAGTCCTCGTTGAAAGAGGCGTCAATGCCACCGAGCCCCCTCTGAATACGCATGAGGACACAGCCGCCACCTTTACCATTGGTACCATCCTCTCCATCATGTGTCTCGTCGGAGTCTCGGGGAACATCTACACTCTGGTGGTCATGTGCCACTCCATGAGGACTGCAGCCTCTATGTACATCTACATCATAAACTTAGCTTTGGCAGATCTGCTGTATCTTCTCACCATACCCTTTGTAGTCTGCACACACTTCCTAAAGGGATGGTACTTTGGGGACGCTGGGTGTCGGATTCTGATCAGCATGGACTTCCTGACCATGCATGCCAGCATCTTCACGCTGACAATCATGAGCACAGAGCGCTACTTTGCTGTGCTCAAGCCACTCGACACAGTCAAGCGGTCTAAAAGTTACCGGAAGGCCATCGCTCTGCTGGTCTGGGTTGCATCTCTCATCCTCACCCTACCGATGATCGTTAGCATTCAGCTAATGACAGTGGGCAATAAGGCTATGTGTCAGCCCACCTTGTCACCACTCTCCTACAAAGTTTATATCTCATTCCTGTTTTGCACAAGCATTGTTGCACCAGGACTGATCATTGGCTATCTCTACATCCAGCTTGCACGCACTTATTGGGTTTCACAGACGGAGACCTTCAAACAGACGAAGAAACTTCCCAATCAAAAG GTGCTGTACCTGATCTTTACCATTGTGCTCCTCTTCTGGGCATGCTTCCTGCCCTTCTGGATCTGGCAGCTGCTGGGTCAGTTCCACCCCTCACTGTCCCTGTCCACCAAAGCCAAACGCAACATCAACTACCTTACCACGTGTCTGACATATTCCAACAGTTGCATTAACCCTTTTCTGTACACACTGCTCACCAAGAACTACAAGGAGTACCTGAGGAAGCACAAGCGGTCCTGGACAGCCGGCAGCTACTTTAACAGGAGGAGTCGCTTTCAGCGGTCCCCACGCAGGTCGCCATCTTCCAGCAGTCAGCAGTGTACTGAGAGCtttatgctcacacacacagcctccctGCGAGCACATAACAGCAGTTTGTAA